From the genome of Streptomyces sp. NBC_01116, one region includes:
- a CDS encoding RNHCP domain-containing protein, whose protein sequence is MPRTALNSVFSCAWCGRTASAVADDGTRRGHCPSCLQSQHVLDPVEGGSSDCRGRMSPIAVAVPRTGDWMVIHRCVRCDELASSPTRADDNQLVLMRLAVRPLAQPPFPLEAFGDR, encoded by the coding sequence CTGCCGCGCACCGCGCTGAACAGCGTCTTCTCCTGTGCGTGGTGCGGCCGGACCGCGTCCGCCGTCGCGGACGACGGCACACGGCGCGGGCACTGCCCGTCCTGCCTGCAGTCCCAGCACGTTCTCGACCCCGTCGAAGGCGGCTCCAGTGACTGCCGGGGCCGGATGTCGCCGATCGCCGTCGCTGTGCCGCGTACGGGCGACTGGATGGTCATTCACCGTTGCGTACGCTGCGACGAACTGGCCTCCAGCCCCACCCGCGCGGACGACAACCAGCTCGTCCTGATGCGGCTGGCCGTCCGGCCACTGGCTCAACCTCCCTTTCCGCTCGAAGCGTTCGGCGACCGCTGA
- a CDS encoding PhzF family phenazine biosynthesis protein has protein sequence MRIRIVDAFTDRPFSGNPAGVLLLDGGTFPAAERLQEIAAEVNLSETAFAHPLPPGGTADWALRWFTPATEVDMCGHATLATAHVLHTTGLATGPVRFAARCGILSSTAHADGTLTLDFPTSPLTEEPVPYGLADALGADPVSVHATGEHIGDLLVELRDEAAVRALAPDFAALVAHSRRGVIATAAAEDPARGYDYVSRGFFPGVGIDEDPVTGSAHTALAPFWSARLGRDDLTGLQASARSGRVRTGLRGERTLLTGAAVTVIDGELLTAL, from the coding sequence ATGAGGATTCGCATCGTCGACGCGTTCACCGACCGCCCCTTCTCCGGAAACCCCGCCGGCGTGCTCCTGCTGGACGGCGGTACGTTCCCGGCCGCCGAACGGCTTCAGGAGATCGCCGCCGAGGTGAACCTCTCCGAGACGGCCTTCGCCCACCCGCTGCCGCCGGGCGGCACGGCCGACTGGGCGCTGCGCTGGTTCACCCCGGCCACCGAGGTGGACATGTGCGGGCACGCGACGCTCGCCACCGCTCACGTCCTGCACACCACGGGCCTGGCCACGGGCCCGGTGCGCTTCGCCGCGCGCTGCGGGATCCTGAGCTCCACCGCTCACGCGGACGGCACCCTCACCCTCGATTTCCCGACCTCCCCGCTGACCGAGGAGCCGGTGCCGTACGGCCTCGCCGACGCCCTCGGGGCGGACCCCGTCTCGGTGCACGCCACCGGTGAGCACATCGGCGACCTGCTGGTCGAGCTCCGCGACGAGGCGGCCGTACGGGCGCTCGCCCCGGACTTCGCCGCGCTGGTGGCCCACTCCCGGCGCGGTGTCATCGCCACCGCCGCCGCCGAGGACCCCGCCCGGGGCTACGACTACGTCTCGCGCGGCTTCTTCCCCGGCGTCGGCATCGACGAGGACCCGGTCACCGGCAGCGCCCACACCGCACTGGCCCCCTTCTGGTCGGCCCGCCTCGGCCGCGACGACCTCACCGGCCTCCAGGCGTCCGCCCGCTCGGGACGGGTCCGCACCGGGCTGCGCGGCGAGCGCACGCTGCTGACCGGCGCGGCGGTCACGGTGATCGACGGCGAACTGCTCACCGCGCTCTGA
- a CDS encoding RidA family protein, translated as MERTTVNPVTWSTDLGFNQGEVVSGQTRTLYISGQTAMSDDGRPQHDGDMAAQLALSVHNLEAVLSEAGMSLANLVRLNVYTTDVDLLFQHYGVLAGRLGAAGVAPASTLLGVTRLAVPGQLVEVEGTAVA; from the coding sequence CTGGAACGAACGACCGTCAACCCGGTGACCTGGTCGACGGACCTGGGTTTCAACCAGGGTGAAGTCGTCTCCGGGCAGACCCGGACCCTGTACATCTCGGGTCAGACCGCGATGAGCGACGACGGCAGACCTCAGCACGACGGGGACATGGCTGCGCAGTTGGCCCTGAGCGTCCACAACCTGGAGGCTGTGCTGAGCGAGGCGGGCATGTCTCTCGCGAACCTCGTCCGCCTCAACGTCTACACGACCGACGTCGATCTGCTCTTCCAGCACTACGGCGTGCTGGCGGGGCGGTTGGGCGCGGCCGGGGTGGCGCCGGCCAGCACCCTGCTCGGGGTGACGCGACTGGCGGTCCCCGGCCAGTTGGTCGAGGTCGAGGGCACCGCCGTCGCGTGA
- a CDS encoding FBP domain-containing protein encodes MRPMTREEVRGAIVNQDPATKRIRLPLWFDDVRWHRIDYLGWRDLSSPKRAYVVTEADGQARGVLLRQAPNDSAHGSRAMMCDLCRFARRFNEVSLFTAQRPSRDKRARLNAVGLLLCTDLDCAVKVHGKPVREAFDRPVDEIIRSRREGLHTRTIAFVRSVAEPRRQ; translated from the coding sequence ATGCGCCCCATGACCAGGGAAGAGGTGCGCGGCGCGATCGTGAACCAGGACCCGGCCACGAAGAGGATCCGCCTGCCCCTCTGGTTCGACGACGTCCGATGGCACCGGATCGACTACCTCGGGTGGAGAGATCTGAGCTCCCCGAAGCGCGCCTACGTCGTCACCGAGGCGGACGGCCAGGCGCGTGGGGTGCTGCTGCGGCAGGCACCGAACGACTCGGCGCACGGTTCGCGCGCGATGATGTGCGACCTGTGCCGGTTCGCCCGCCGGTTCAACGAGGTCTCGCTGTTCACCGCCCAACGCCCCTCACGCGACAAACGCGCACGCCTGAACGCGGTCGGGCTCCTCCTGTGCACCGATCTCGACTGCGCGGTGAAGGTGCACGGCAAGCCGGTCCGTGAAGCCTTCGACCGTCCGGTCGACGAGATCATCAGGTCGCGCCGAGAAGGCCTGCACACACGCACGATCGCCTTCGTGCGTTCGGTGGCCGAACCGCGGCGGCAATGA
- a CDS encoding helix-turn-helix transcriptional regulator, which produces MRADRLVSLVLLLRQRGRLTADTLARELEVSTRTVLRDIEALSAAGVPVYAERGRHGGFALLPGFRTELTGLNHDETLALLAAGSARGEQVFGLGPALASAMRKVVDALPVSHQVAASDAAQRFLVDPETDLLSRRPVADQVPGTTMIEVRRAVLSGRKLRIHYAATDQAPQWRTVDPIGLVTVRDRGYLLATRAGADRTYRLSRVLAAEELPEPAQRPNRVDLDRIWRDRSARFLSGGDHLTVLVRVNPARREELLGTVLAVRAEDPDTDGWPRLEVTFQDARHAEWALWRLGTDAEALAPQSLRDALRDRAAMLAARYAAVPREPLPQAGP; this is translated from the coding sequence ATGCGCGCCGACCGATTGGTCTCCTTGGTACTGCTGTTGCGACAGCGCGGCCGGCTGACCGCCGACACGCTGGCCCGCGAGCTGGAGGTGTCCACCCGCACCGTGCTGCGCGACATCGAGGCACTGTCCGCGGCCGGAGTCCCGGTCTACGCCGAACGCGGCCGGCACGGCGGGTTCGCCCTGCTGCCCGGCTTCCGGACCGAGCTGACCGGGCTGAACCACGACGAGACCCTCGCCCTGCTGGCCGCCGGATCGGCGCGCGGGGAGCAGGTGTTCGGCCTCGGACCGGCCCTCGCCTCGGCCATGCGGAAGGTGGTCGACGCGCTGCCCGTAAGCCATCAGGTGGCCGCGAGCGACGCGGCCCAGCGGTTTCTCGTCGACCCGGAGACCGATCTGCTCTCCCGCCGGCCGGTCGCCGACCAGGTACCGGGCACCACCATGATCGAGGTCCGCCGGGCAGTGCTCTCGGGCCGCAAGCTGCGCATCCACTACGCGGCCACGGACCAGGCGCCGCAGTGGCGCACGGTGGACCCGATCGGCCTGGTGACCGTACGGGACCGGGGCTATCTGCTGGCCACGAGAGCCGGCGCGGACCGCACCTACCGGCTGTCACGGGTGCTGGCCGCCGAGGAACTTCCCGAACCGGCCCAGCGGCCGAACCGGGTCGACCTGGACCGGATCTGGCGCGACCGCTCCGCGCGATTCCTCTCCGGCGGAGACCACCTCACCGTGCTGGTGCGGGTGAACCCGGCACGGCGGGAGGAACTGCTGGGCACCGTGCTGGCCGTCCGCGCGGAGGATCCCGACACGGACGGCTGGCCACGGCTGGAGGTCACCTTCCAGGACGCACGGCACGCCGAATGGGCGCTGTGGCGGCTCGGCACGGACGCGGAGGCCCTGGCCCCGCAGTCCCTGCGCGACGCCCTGCGCGACCGTGCGGCCATGCTCGCGGCCCGCTACGCAGCCGTGCCGCGAGAGCCGCTCCCGCAGGCTGGTCCCTGA
- a CDS encoding DUF4240 domain-containing protein, whose protein sequence is MNENAFWQLIEACSPSIPDPEGDELAASLTAHLANGPVPDVVAFAEQLSWALYRLDRKEYGDDLSSDQFLYTRAAVVAAGREEYESVLRDPRRFTPYADNLIWAEALLYVPDNTYRHLTGEEWHRNTRYSYESYSNTAGWTDA, encoded by the coding sequence ATGAACGAGAACGCCTTCTGGCAGCTCATCGAAGCGTGCAGTCCCTCGATCCCCGACCCGGAGGGGGATGAGCTGGCCGCTTCCTTGACAGCCCACCTGGCCAACGGCCCCGTACCCGACGTGGTCGCTTTCGCGGAGCAGCTCTCCTGGGCCCTGTACAGGCTGGACCGTAAGGAATACGGCGATGACCTGTCGAGCGACCAGTTCCTCTACACCCGGGCGGCGGTCGTCGCAGCCGGCCGTGAGGAGTACGAGAGCGTGCTTCGCGACCCACGACGGTTCACGCCGTACGCCGACAACCTCATCTGGGCCGAGGCCCTGCTCTACGTGCCCGACAACACGTACAGGCACCTCACCGGTGAAGAGTGGCACCGCAACACCCGATACAGCTACGAGTCGTACTCCAACACTGCTGGGTGGACCGACGCATAG
- a CDS encoding DUF5999 family protein, whose translation MCQHQPPCPTADSPDREAARLTAHHPEQGWSLLCNGVLLFEDTGELLPDGQIIAPHRPLAAGVVKAA comes from the coding sequence ATGTGCCAGCACCAGCCACCCTGCCCCACCGCCGATTCACCCGACCGGGAGGCCGCCCGCCTGACGGCCCACCATCCCGAGCAGGGTTGGAGCCTCTTGTGCAACGGCGTCCTGCTCTTCGAGGACACCGGCGAACTGCTGCCCGACGGGCAGATCATCGCCCCGCACCGGCCACTGGCGGCCGGCGTGGTGAAGGCCGCCTGA
- a CDS encoding glutamate--cysteine ligase: protein MGEKVVAEAVDLSSRQAYRTKLNQCLEGLGRLLAERRFDRPRNLMGLEIELNLAGSDGMPRMMNQQVLQRIASRDFQTELGMFNLEVNIVPHRLGGRVFDQLAEELRTGLAYAHRKAGEVDAGIVMIGILPTLGEHDVVSANLSDVDRYTLLNDQMAAARGEDFLLDIEGVERLVCTSPSIAPESACTSVQLHLQVTPARFADVWNAAQAITGVQIALGANAPFLFGKELWRESRPPLFQQATDVRPPEVANQGVRPRTWFGERWIGSARELFEENLRYFPPLLPICDDEDPLKVLDEGGVPELAELVLHNGTVYRWNRPVYGIADGVPHLRVENRVLPAGPTVTDVIANAAFYYGLVRALAEESRPVWSRLPFEAAEENFTEACRHGIEAELLWPRSGRAGGLARIPAVQLVLEELLPLAAAGLDAWHIEPADRDRYLGVIEERCRRRVNGASWQVATYRRALGAGLGRDAALAATTRRYAELMHAGEPVHTWPVGFPAP, encoded by the coding sequence ATGGGGGAGAAGGTCGTGGCGGAAGCCGTTGACCTGTCCAGTCGACAGGCGTACCGAACCAAGCTCAACCAGTGCCTGGAGGGGCTGGGCAGACTCCTGGCGGAGCGGAGGTTCGACCGTCCGCGGAACCTGATGGGGCTGGAGATAGAGCTGAATCTCGCGGGTTCCGACGGGATGCCCCGGATGATGAATCAGCAAGTGCTCCAGCGCATCGCGAGCCGCGATTTCCAGACCGAACTGGGGATGTTCAATCTCGAAGTGAATATCGTCCCGCACCGTCTCGGCGGCCGGGTATTCGATCAGCTCGCGGAGGAGTTGCGGACCGGCCTCGCCTATGCCCACCGCAAGGCGGGGGAGGTGGACGCCGGGATCGTGATGATCGGAATCCTGCCCACGCTGGGAGAGCACGACGTGGTGTCCGCGAATCTCTCGGACGTGGACCGCTACACCCTGCTCAACGATCAAATGGCGGCCGCCCGGGGGGAGGATTTCCTCCTGGATATCGAAGGCGTCGAGCGATTGGTCTGCACCTCGCCCTCCATCGCCCCGGAATCGGCCTGCACCTCGGTGCAGCTGCACCTCCAGGTGACGCCGGCCCGGTTCGCCGACGTGTGGAACGCCGCCCAGGCGATCACGGGTGTCCAGATCGCGCTGGGCGCCAACGCCCCCTTCCTCTTCGGCAAGGAGCTGTGGCGGGAGTCCCGGCCGCCGCTCTTCCAGCAGGCCACCGACGTACGGCCGCCGGAGGTGGCGAACCAGGGCGTGCGCCCCAGGACCTGGTTCGGGGAGCGCTGGATCGGCTCCGCCCGCGAGCTCTTCGAGGAGAACCTGCGCTACTTCCCGCCGCTGCTGCCGATCTGCGACGACGAGGATCCCCTGAAGGTGCTGGACGAGGGCGGGGTGCCCGAGCTGGCCGAGCTGGTGCTGCACAACGGCACCGTCTACCGCTGGAACCGCCCGGTGTACGGGATCGCCGACGGCGTTCCCCATCTGCGGGTGGAGAACCGCGTGCTGCCCGCCGGGCCGACGGTCACCGATGTGATCGCCAACGCCGCCTTCTACTACGGACTCGTACGGGCGCTCGCCGAGGAGTCGCGGCCGGTGTGGAGCAGGCTGCCGTTCGAGGCCGCCGAGGAGAACTTCACCGAGGCCTGCCGGCACGGCATCGAGGCCGAGCTGCTCTGGCCGCGGTCGGGCCGCGCCGGCGGGCTGGCCAGGATCCCGGCCGTACAGCTGGTGCTGGAGGAACTGCTGCCGCTGGCCGCCGCGGGGCTGGACGCCTGGCACATCGAACCGGCCGACCGGGACCGCTACCTCGGGGTGATCGAGGAGCGCTGCAGACGGCGCGTCAACGGGGCGTCCTGGCAGGTGGCCACGTACCGCCGGGCCCTGGGCGCCGGACTGGGGCGGGACGCGGCGCTCGCGGCCACCACGCGCCGCTACGCCGAGCTGATGCACGCGGGGGAGCCGGTCCACACCTGGCCGGTGGGCTTCCCGGCGCCCTGA
- a CDS encoding CPBP family intramembrane glutamic endopeptidase codes for MADSFPQEAVSRRILRSEVVLVLALSLGASAVSALISFVGSLTKPGGLKDQAATLNGSYAPGRPWLDLSWQMFGIATALVPVALVAHLLIREGAGLRAIGFDRTKPWFDLGRGTLVAAGIGSAGLAFYLVARATGFNLTVVPESLPEVWWKFPVLILSAIQNSVVEEVIVVGYLLRRLGQLGWTPMAALVASSVLRGSYHLYQGIGGFIGNVVMGVVFVLLYRRWGRVGPLVVAHALLDIGAFVGYALLAGRVDWLPTP; via the coding sequence GTGGCTGATTCTTTTCCCCAAGAGGCCGTGTCACGAAGGATCCTGCGGTCCGAGGTGGTGCTGGTCCTGGCGCTCTCGCTGGGCGCCAGCGCGGTGTCCGCCCTTATCAGTTTTGTCGGATCGCTGACGAAACCCGGAGGTTTGAAGGATCAGGCGGCGACGCTCAACGGCTCGTACGCGCCGGGCCGCCCATGGCTTGATCTGTCATGGCAAATGTTCGGAATCGCAACGGCTCTGGTGCCGGTCGCGCTGGTCGCACACCTGCTGATCCGGGAAGGAGCGGGGCTGCGGGCCATCGGGTTCGACCGCACGAAGCCCTGGTTCGACCTCGGCCGGGGAACCCTGGTCGCGGCCGGCATCGGCAGCGCCGGCCTCGCCTTCTACCTGGTGGCCCGCGCCACCGGATTCAACCTGACGGTCGTTCCCGAGTCCCTGCCCGAGGTCTGGTGGAAGTTCCCCGTACTGATCCTCTCGGCGATCCAGAACTCCGTGGTGGAGGAGGTCATCGTCGTCGGGTACCTGTTGCGCAGGCTCGGGCAGTTGGGCTGGACGCCGATGGCCGCGCTGGTGGCGAGCTCCGTGCTGCGCGGGTCGTACCACCTGTACCAGGGCATCGGCGGCTTCATCGGCAACGTGGTGATGGGCGTCGTCTTCGTGCTGCTCTACCGGCGGTGGGGCCGGGTGGGTCCGCTGGTCGTCGCGCACGCGCTCCTGGACATCGGGGCGTTCGTCGGATACGCCCTGCTCGCGGGCCGGGTCGACTGGCTGCCGACGCCCTGA
- a CDS encoding RNHCP domain-containing protein has protein sequence MPRRAKNTRRRARNARRPQRYKDILHSQGGHRGHSFRCAGCRLDVSLDAPGTRHRNHCPNCLVSLHVDRRVPGDRAADCGARMEALGMSVRADGEWLIIHRCVSCGELGANRIAGDDNAPALVRLALRPLRDPGIAHRMRLAP, from the coding sequence ATGCCGAGACGAGCGAAGAACACCCGTCGCCGTGCCCGGAACGCCCGGCGGCCGCAGCGGTACAAGGACATCCTGCACAGCCAAGGAGGGCACCGGGGACACTCTTTCCGGTGCGCGGGCTGCCGACTGGACGTGTCCCTGGACGCACCGGGCACCAGGCACCGCAACCACTGCCCGAACTGCCTGGTCAGCCTGCACGTCGACCGACGGGTGCCGGGCGACCGGGCTGCGGACTGCGGCGCCCGGATGGAAGCCCTGGGCATGTCGGTCAGGGCCGACGGCGAGTGGCTGATCATCCACCGGTGCGTGTCCTGCGGTGAGCTGGGCGCCAATCGCATCGCCGGTGACGACAACGCGCCGGCCCTGGTTCGCCTGGCTCTCAGACCACTGCGGGATCCCGGCATCGCCCACCGCATGCGACTCGCGCCGTGA